In Candidatus Persebacteraceae bacterium Df01, a genomic segment contains:
- the rpsG gene encoding 30S ribosomal protein S7, producing the protein MSRRRVAVKRKILPDPRYGSGRLSKFINVMMVDGKKSVAERIVYGALSDIEKRRGSNPIEVFEEAIENVRPQVEVKSRRVGGANYQVPIEVRADRAIALAMRWICVAMRAGSEKSSSRNLSNELVEASGGRGKAVKKRDDTHRMAAANKAFAHFRY; encoded by the coding sequence ATGTCACGTCGCAGAGTTGCTGTTAAAAGAAAAATATTGCCAGATCCACGCTATGGTAGTGGTCGGTTGTCAAAATTTATTAATGTCATGATGGTGGATGGCAAAAAATCAGTTGCAGAGCGCATCGTATATGGCGCGCTTAGTGATATTGAAAAACGTCGTGGTAGTAATCCAATTGAGGTTTTTGAGGAAGCTATTGAAAATGTTCGCCCACAGGTAGAAGTGAAAAGTCGCCGTGTGGGTGGTGCTAACTATCAAGTTCCAATTGAAGTTCGCGCTGATCGTGCGATTGCTCTAGCTATGCGATGGATTTGTGTTGCAATGCGCGCCGGAAGCGAAAAGTCATCCAGCCGCAATCTTTCTAATGAGTTGGTGGAAGCCTCTGGGGGTAGAGGTAAGGCGGTAAAAAAACGTGATGACACTCACCGAATGGCCGCCGCAAATAAAGCATTTGCGCATTTTCGATACTAA
- the tgt gene encoding tRNA guanosine(34) transglycosylase Tgt, which translates to MTVHFETLTTCGMARRGVVHLPRGDIQTPAFMPVGTLGQVKSIPPHELAATGFDIMLSNAFHLWLRPGEDIIAAHGGLHGFAGWRRPILTDSGGFQLFSLRERIKITEEGACFRSPHNGDQRQLTPEGCMNIQRALNSDIVMVLDDCPPTGGDMVAINNSMQRSMRWARRCKQAHSDNPAALFGIVQGGVFQSLRDESTAALIDINFDGYAIGGLAVGEEKAIMNDIVTATAAQLPTDKPRYLMGVGTPADIARAVAAGMDMFDCVLPARNARNGTAFTTTGKIKLRNACHRHSLMPLDENCLCPVCRRYSRAYLHHLLAINEMLAARLMTLHNLAHYRTLICRLQASIDTGKLAETVRDIETVETK; encoded by the coding sequence TTGACCGTGCACTTTGAAACGCTTACCACATGCGGCATGGCACGGCGTGGAGTTGTTCATTTGCCGCGCGGCGACATCCAAACGCCAGCTTTTATGCCGGTGGGTACGCTGGGACAGGTCAAAAGTATTCCACCGCACGAATTGGCAGCGACGGGATTTGACATTATGCTGTCTAACGCCTTCCACTTGTGGCTACGCCCCGGTGAAGACATTATCGCCGCCCACGGCGGCTTACACGGTTTTGCTGGCTGGCGGCGACCGATATTGACAGATTCCGGCGGCTTTCAACTATTCAGTCTACGGGAGCGAATAAAAATTACCGAAGAAGGCGCTTGCTTTCGCTCTCCACACAATGGCGACCAACGTCAACTCACACCCGAAGGCTGCATGAATATTCAACGTGCGTTGAACAGTGATATTGTTATGGTATTAGATGATTGTCCGCCCACTGGCGGTGATATGGTCGCAATCAATAATTCCATGCAACGCTCCATGCGTTGGGCACGACGCTGCAAGCAAGCTCACAGCGATAATCCAGCGGCACTATTTGGCATCGTACAGGGTGGCGTTTTTCAATCATTACGCGACGAATCTACTGCCGCATTGATTGATATAAATTTTGACGGTTATGCCATTGGCGGTTTAGCGGTTGGCGAAGAAAAAGCCATCATGAACGACATTGTTACCGCTACCGCAGCACAGCTTCCCACCGACAAGCCGCGCTATCTGATGGGCGTAGGGACGCCTGCCGATATCGCCCGCGCAGTTGCCGCTGGTATGGATATGTTTGACTGTGTATTGCCTGCCCGAAATGCCCGTAACGGCACCGCATTCACCACTACAGGAAAAATAAAATTACGCAATGCCTGCCATCGCCATTCACTGATGCCGTTGGACGAAAACTGCTTGTGTCCAGTGTGTCGTCGCTATTCGCGCGCATATCTACATCACTTATTAGCAATTAACGAAATGCTGGCAGCACGTTTAATGACACTCCATAATTTGGCACACTATCGTACACTTATTTGCCGTCTGCAAGCTTCGATTGATACTGGCAAGCTAGCAGAAACCGTACGAGATATTGAAACCGTTGAAACAAAATAA
- the tuf gene encoding elongation factor Tu, translating to MAKDKFERTKPHLNVGTIGHVDHGKTTLTAALTTILSKEYGGEARGYDQIDNAPEEKARGITINTSHVEYETANRHYAHVDCPGHADYVKNMITGAAQMDAAILVVSAADGPMPQTREHILLARQVGVPRIVVYLNKADMVDDEELLELVEIEVRELLTKYEFPGDDTPIVTGSALRALEGEDSDIGLGSIRKLAEALDTYIEEPERAVDGAFLMPVEDVFSISGRGTVVTGRIDRGKIKVGEEIEIVGIRDTAKTICTGVEMFRKLLDDGQAGDNVGLLLRGTKREEVERGQVMAKPGSILPHKKFEAEVYVLNKEEGGRHTPFFQGYSPQFYFRTTDVTGAVRLKEGVDMVVPGDNVSLTAELITSVAMEEGLRFAIREGGKTVGAGVVTKILE from the coding sequence ATGGCAAAAGATAAATTTGAACGAACAAAGCCGCATTTGAATGTAGGCACGATAGGTCATGTAGATCACGGAAAGACAACACTGACGGCGGCGTTGACGACGATATTGTCTAAAGAGTATGGCGGTGAGGCGCGTGGTTATGACCAGATAGATAATGCTCCAGAAGAGAAAGCGAGAGGGATAACGATTAATACGTCGCACGTAGAGTATGAAACGGCAAATCGTCACTATGCTCATGTGGATTGCCCGGGTCACGCAGATTATGTAAAAAACATGATAACAGGAGCGGCGCAGATGGATGCGGCGATATTGGTGGTGAGTGCTGCTGATGGTCCGATGCCACAAACGCGCGAGCACATATTGTTGGCTCGTCAGGTTGGTGTGCCGCGTATTGTGGTGTATTTAAATAAAGCGGATATGGTGGATGATGAGGAATTATTAGAATTGGTAGAAATAGAAGTGCGGGAGTTGTTGACGAAATACGAATTTCCTGGAGATGACACTCCGATAGTTACCGGTTCAGCGTTGAGAGCTTTGGAAGGTGAGGATAGTGATATAGGTTTGGGTTCAATTCGGAAATTAGCGGAAGCATTAGATACGTATATTGAAGAGCCGGAGCGAGCGGTAGACGGTGCATTTTTAATGCCAGTAGAAGACGTATTTTCTATATCGGGTCGTGGAACGGTGGTGACCGGTCGGATAGATCGTGGGAAGATTAAGGTAGGAGAAGAAATAGAGATAGTAGGGATACGAGATACGGCAAAGACGATATGTACGGGAGTGGAGATGTTTCGTAAGCTGTTGGATGACGGTCAGGCGGGCGATAACGTAGGCTTGTTGTTACGAGGGACGAAGCGAGAAGAGGTAGAGCGAGGCCAGGTGATGGCGAAGCCGGGTAGTATTCTGCCGCACAAGAAGTTTGAGGCGGAAGTGTATGTATTGAACAAGGAAGAAGGTGGTCGCCACACTCCATTTTTCCAGGGATACAGCCCACAGTTTTATTTTCGGACGACGGATGTGACAGGAGCGGTGAGGTTGAAAGAGGGAGTAGATATGGTGGTTCCGGGAGACAACGTATCGTTAACGGCGGAGTTGATAACGTCAGTCGCGATGGAAGAAGGTTTGCGTTTTGCGATACGGGAAGGTGGCAAGACCGTGGGTGCTGGTGTCGTTACTAAAATCTTGGAATAA
- the rplD gene encoding 50S ribosomal protein L4 — translation MELSVVNFGGGKAETFQVKESFLSRPYNAPLVHQVVGSHFANARQGTRAQKTRAEVHHSTHKLFRQKGSGRARGGMSSSPIRVGGGRAFPSRVDENFSQKVPRRMFRAVMAMAVSQLCREERLHVVKSMEMKTPKTKALIKVFEDMNIEGKVLLVDTEIDNNVELSARNLPFADVCPISCLLPSLMIGADKIVFTQRALQWAEEKWQ, via the coding sequence ATGGAATTGTCAGTGGTTAATTTTGGTGGTGGTAAGGCGGAAACTTTTCAGGTGAAAGAATCTTTTTTGTCGCGTCCTTATAATGCGCCATTAGTACATCAAGTCGTGGGCTCGCATTTTGCCAACGCTCGGCAGGGCACGCGAGCACAAAAAACTCGTGCGGAAGTGCATCACTCTACTCATAAATTATTCCGCCAAAAAGGTTCAGGCCGAGCCCGCGGCGGTATGTCATCCAGCCCGATTCGTGTTGGTGGAGGACGGGCGTTTCCTTCTCGTGTTGATGAAAATTTTAGTCAGAAGGTGCCGCGTCGAATGTTTCGCGCTGTGATGGCGATGGCAGTGTCACAATTGTGTCGTGAAGAGCGTCTTCATGTTGTCAAGTCAATGGAAATGAAAACGCCTAAAACTAAAGCGTTGATCAAAGTGTTTGAGGATATGAATATTGAGGGCAAAGTGTTGTTAGTGGATACTGAAATTGACAACAATGTAGAGCTGTCGGCGCGCAATTTGCCGTTTGCTGATGTGTGTCCGATTTCTTGTTTGCTGCCTTCCTTGATGATTGGCGCCGATAAGATTGTGTTTACCCAGCGTGCCTTGCAGTGGGCAGAGGAGAAATGGCAATGA
- the queA gene encoding tRNA preQ1(34) S-adenosylmethionine ribosyltransferase-isomerase QueA: MNSLNSFDFNLPPALIAQHPPHDRDGGRLLSLHDNTTAIHRINALPALLRADDILVVNDSRVLPARLHGQKNSGGKVEVLAERFLNHSDVLAQVRTSKPLRAGARVNAGGDFVVCGRHGDFYQLRAVNRQGAAVDARRRFLRRGETPLPPYIKRLPDPTDQARYQTVFARHSGSVAAPTAGLHFTSDLLACLRTRGIDIVRITLHVGAGTFQPLRQGLTTDKLHAERYTVSATAAARINTAKKLGRRIIAVGTTVLRTLEAAVDNGKLRAGDNETTLFIKPGFNFRIADMLFTNFHLPRSSLLVLVCAFGGSERIMSAYQLAVQQKLRFYSYGDAMLLDRAL; the protein is encoded by the coding sequence ATGAATTCGCTGAACTCTTTTGATTTTAACTTACCTCCGGCACTAATCGCGCAACATCCGCCCCATGACCGTGACGGCGGCAGGCTTCTGTCTTTACATGACAATACAACTGCTATTCATCGCATCAATGCGTTACCTGCTTTATTGCGTGCTGACGATATTCTGGTAGTAAACGATTCCCGTGTACTACCCGCTCGGTTACATGGACAAAAAAACAGTGGTGGTAAAGTAGAAGTACTTGCCGAACGCTTTTTAAACCATAGCGATGTGCTAGCGCAAGTGCGCACTTCCAAGCCACTACGCGCCGGCGCACGGGTAAACGCCGGTGGTGATTTTGTAGTGTGCGGACGGCATGGAGATTTTTATCAATTACGCGCGGTCAATCGTCAGGGAGCTGCCGTTGACGCACGACGGCGTTTTCTGCGGCGAGGCGAAACACCACTGCCTCCTTATATTAAGCGTTTGCCAGATCCCACCGACCAAGCACGATACCAAACCGTTTTTGCCCGCCACAGCGGTTCGGTCGCGGCACCAACCGCGGGATTGCATTTCACATCTGATTTACTTGCTTGTCTGCGCACTCGCGGAATTGATATTGTCCGAATTACACTGCATGTGGGTGCCGGTACATTTCAGCCGTTGCGGCAAGGACTTACCACCGACAAACTACATGCCGAACGCTATACCGTAAGCGCCACGGCTGCTGCCCGCATTAACACCGCAAAAAAACTTGGTCGCCGTATTATTGCGGTTGGAACTACCGTTTTGCGAACACTAGAAGCGGCGGTAGATAATGGCAAATTACGCGCAGGAGACAATGAGACAACATTGTTTATCAAACCCGGTTTTAACTTTCGCATCGCCGACATGCTATTTACCAATTTTCATTTGCCGCGCTCATCACTGCTAGTGCTGGTGTGCGCCTTTGGTGGCAGTGAACGAATCATGTCCGCCTACCAGCTAGCGGTGCAACAGAAATTACGCTTTTACAGTTATGGCGATGCCATGCTACTTGACCGTGCACTTTGA
- the rpsJ gene encoding 30S ribosomal protein S10: MAEKKQTVAHPKFRIRLMGFDHCLIDESTKSIVNTVKRTGAKVCGPVPLPVRRRRYDLLRSPHKDKSSREQIEIREHCRLLDIIDLSNKATSALTNLDLPAGVHVDIKVLST; the protein is encoded by the coding sequence ATGGCTGAAAAAAAACAAACGGTAGCGCATCCTAAATTTCGCATTCGATTGATGGGATTTGATCACTGTCTCATTGACGAGTCTACAAAGAGTATCGTCAATACGGTCAAACGCACTGGCGCAAAAGTTTGTGGCCCAGTGCCATTACCGGTGCGTCGTCGTCGCTACGATTTGTTGCGCTCGCCTCACAAAGACAAAAGTTCGCGGGAGCAAATTGAAATACGTGAACATTGTCGGCTTTTAGATATTATTGACTTGAGCAATAAGGCAACTAGTGCGTTGACCAATTTGGATTTGCCGGCTGGTGTGCATGTTGATATTAAAGTGTTGTCGACATGA
- a CDS encoding FAD-binding protein, whose translation MLNPEDCKPFEADGLLMFRCLPAAVALPSNEAEVIRVVNCCREAGVPLVTRGAGTGLSGGALPHADGVLLVLSRLNRILSIDPLARVARVQPGVRNLAVSEATYPFGLFYAPDPSSQLACSIGGNVSENSGGVRCLKYGLTVHCVIKVRVVTADGEAVEIDNTEQGFDLLALLHGSEGLLAVVTEVWLRLSPLPETTCTVLAGFPSVKAAGDAVAGIISSGITPSGLEMMDQLATRAAEDFAAAGYPTDCAALLIAETDGRREDAERDMENLRKVLTTHGATPIRAARDETERQLFWKGRKSAFPAMGSIRPNYYCMDGTIPRKRLGDVLNNIAALSTQYGLPCANVFHAGDGNLHPLIMYDDDVSGEAEKACQFGTDIMNLCLDVGGTITGEHGVGVEKIDGMCTQFTPPELQTFHDIKHAFDPLAFLNPGKTVPTLNRCAEFGHMHVKSGEEKFSTLPRF comes from the coding sequence TTGCTAAACCCCGAAGATTGTAAGCCTTTTGAAGCCGATGGATTATTAATGTTTCGCTGTCTACCGGCGGCAGTGGCATTGCCTAGTAATGAAGCAGAGGTTATCCGCGTTGTGAATTGCTGCCGTGAAGCCGGTGTCCCACTGGTGACGCGCGGTGCTGGAACGGGGCTATCAGGCGGTGCGCTACCGCATGCCGATGGCGTGTTATTAGTGCTTTCGCGACTTAACCGTATTTTGTCAATAGACCCATTGGCACGAGTGGCGCGGGTGCAACCTGGAGTACGCAATTTGGCCGTCAGCGAGGCTACTTACCCATTCGGATTGTTTTATGCCCCCGACCCCTCATCACAGTTGGCGTGTTCAATCGGCGGCAACGTCAGCGAAAACTCCGGTGGCGTGCGTTGTCTCAAATATGGACTCACCGTTCATTGTGTAATCAAAGTTCGAGTGGTTACCGCTGACGGAGAAGCGGTGGAAATTGACAACACCGAACAAGGATTTGATTTGTTGGCGTTACTACACGGTAGTGAAGGCTTGCTCGCAGTTGTCACCGAAGTGTGGCTGCGACTATCACCATTGCCGGAAACGACTTGTACCGTGTTAGCGGGTTTCCCGTCGGTCAAGGCGGCAGGAGATGCCGTTGCTGGCATTATCTCCTCCGGCATCACGCCATCTGGTCTGGAAATGATGGACCAACTGGCCACCCGTGCGGCGGAAGATTTTGCCGCAGCTGGATATCCCACCGACTGCGCCGCTTTACTCATCGCAGAAACCGACGGTCGGCGAGAAGATGCCGAGCGTGACATGGAAAATTTGCGCAAGGTGTTAACTACGCATGGTGCCACTCCCATTCGAGCAGCACGCGACGAAACCGAACGCCAATTATTTTGGAAAGGTAGAAAATCGGCATTTCCTGCAATGGGAAGCATTCGCCCCAACTACTATTGCATGGACGGCACTATTCCGCGTAAGCGACTCGGAGATGTGTTAAATAATATTGCTGCCTTGTCGACACAGTATGGATTACCGTGCGCTAATGTTTTTCACGCCGGCGACGGCAATCTGCATCCGCTTATTATGTATGATGACGATGTCAGCGGCGAGGCCGAAAAAGCTTGCCAATTTGGCACCGACATTATGAATTTGTGTTTAGATGTCGGCGGCACAATCACCGGCGAACACGGCGTGGGTGTGGAAAAAATAGACGGCATGTGTACACAGTTTACGCCACCAGAATTGCAAACCTTTCACGACATCAAGCACGCTTTTGACCCACTTGCTTTTCTCAATCCGGGCAAAACGGTTCCCACACTCAACCGATGCGCTGAATTCGGTCACATGCATGTTAAAAGCGGTGAGGAAAAGTTTTCTACTTTGCCAAGATTTTAA
- the fusA gene encoding elongation factor G — translation MSRKVPIDLYRNIGIMAHIDAGKTTTTERILFYTGISHKIGEVHEGTAVMDWMEQEQERGITITSAATTCFWCGMNGSLPEHRINIIDTPGHVDFTIEVERSLRVLDGVVAVFCAVGGVQPQSETVWRQANKYKVPRVAFVNKMDRVGANFHRVRGQVKDRLRAVPVPIQLPIGAEDSFKGVVDLVEMHAVYWEEENMGTKYRTEEIPADLVEEATVWREHLLEVVAESSEELMELYLSEGDLSVENIRQGIRMRTVANEIVPILCGTAFKNKGVQALLDAVIHYLPSPADMPPVSGIDEKENKVTRLANDEEKMAGLIFKVATDPYVGQLSFFRVYSGTLQSGGTVLNMSRGRKERVGRILQMHANTREEIKEVRAGDIAAAVGLKEGITGETICAADAPVVLEKMVFPEPVIHVSVEPKTKVDQEKMSIVLGRLAHEDPSFRVRSDEESGQTIISGMGELHLEIIVDRMRREFNVEANVGRPQVAYREAIRKPVEIEGKFIKQTGGRGQYGHVWLKMEPLENGEGFQFIDKIKGGAVPKEYIPAVEKGIVDTMKSGVLAGYPVVDVKVTLFDGSFHDVDSSEQAFRMAASMAFRDGMRKANSVLMEPVMKVEVETPEEKMGDVMGDINSRRGMIQGMNDIMPGSKAVDADVPLSEMFGYSTQLRSLTQGRATYHMEFKHYSEVPNNVAADIAKGAA, via the coding sequence ATGTCTAGAAAAGTCCCCATTGATTTGTATCGCAATATTGGCATCATGGCTCACATTGATGCGGGTAAGACGACGACAACTGAGCGGATTTTGTTTTATACCGGAATTTCCCACAAAATAGGCGAAGTGCACGAAGGCACTGCCGTGATGGATTGGATGGAGCAAGAGCAGGAGCGTGGTATTACCATTACATCCGCGGCTACTACCTGTTTTTGGTGTGGCATGAACGGTAGCTTACCGGAACACCGCATTAATATCATTGACACACCGGGACACGTGGACTTTACCATTGAGGTGGAACGTTCTTTGCGGGTTCTTGATGGTGTTGTCGCAGTTTTTTGTGCTGTTGGCGGAGTGCAACCTCAGTCTGAAACGGTTTGGCGGCAAGCAAACAAATACAAAGTGCCGCGAGTCGCTTTTGTTAATAAAATGGACCGAGTGGGAGCTAACTTTCACCGAGTGCGAGGGCAAGTTAAAGACCGCTTGCGGGCGGTGCCTGTGCCCATTCAATTGCCAATTGGAGCAGAAGACAGCTTTAAGGGTGTGGTGGATTTGGTTGAAATGCATGCCGTTTATTGGGAAGAAGAAAATATGGGGACGAAATACCGCACTGAAGAAATTCCTGCGGATTTGGTTGAAGAAGCGACTGTTTGGCGTGAGCACTTATTAGAAGTGGTGGCGGAATCTTCTGAAGAATTGATGGAGCTGTATTTGAGTGAGGGTGACTTGTCGGTAGAAAATATCCGTCAAGGAATTCGAATGCGTACCGTTGCTAATGAAATTGTTCCGATTTTGTGTGGAACGGCATTCAAAAACAAGGGAGTGCAGGCACTTTTGGATGCAGTCATTCATTATTTGCCATCACCTGCTGATATGCCGCCGGTTTCTGGTATTGACGAAAAAGAAAATAAAGTTACGCGCCTAGCTAATGACGAGGAAAAGATGGCTGGTCTTATATTTAAAGTAGCGACCGATCCGTATGTAGGGCAGTTGTCATTTTTCCGCGTGTATTCGGGGACTTTGCAGTCAGGAGGGACCGTGCTCAATATGTCGCGCGGACGCAAAGAACGTGTTGGTCGTATTTTGCAAATGCATGCCAATACGCGTGAGGAAATTAAAGAAGTACGAGCAGGTGATATTGCTGCTGCAGTGGGTTTGAAAGAAGGCATTACGGGTGAGACTATTTGTGCGGCAGATGCGCCTGTTGTATTGGAGAAAATGGTTTTTCCAGAGCCAGTGATTCACGTTTCTGTTGAGCCGAAAACTAAAGTTGATCAAGAAAAAATGTCAATTGTCCTCGGTCGCTTGGCGCACGAAGATCCATCTTTCCGAGTGCGTAGTGATGAAGAGTCTGGGCAGACAATTATTTCTGGTATGGGTGAATTACATTTGGAAATTATCGTTGATCGCATGCGGCGCGAATTTAACGTGGAGGCTAACGTTGGGCGTCCGCAAGTGGCTTATCGTGAGGCGATTCGCAAGCCAGTAGAAATTGAAGGAAAATTTATTAAGCAAACTGGTGGGCGTGGTCAATACGGTCATGTCTGGCTCAAAATGGAACCGCTTGAGAATGGTGAAGGGTTTCAGTTTATTGATAAGATTAAAGGTGGTGCAGTGCCCAAAGAATACATCCCCGCAGTGGAAAAAGGTATTGTGGACACGATGAAGTCCGGTGTTTTGGCTGGTTACCCTGTAGTTGACGTAAAAGTAACACTGTTTGATGGTTCTTTCCACGATGTGGACTCTAGTGAACAAGCTTTTCGTATGGCGGCTTCTATGGCTTTTCGCGATGGTATGAGAAAAGCCAATTCTGTTCTCATGGAGCCGGTAATGAAGGTTGAAGTGGAAACGCCAGAAGAAAAAATGGGCGATGTGATGGGCGATATTAACTCGCGGCGCGGTATGATTCAAGGGATGAATGACATTATGCCTGGTTCTAAAGCAGTAGATGCCGATGTTCCATTGTCGGAAATGTTTGGTTATTCCACTCAATTGCGTTCGTTAACTCAAGGGCGCGCGACCTATCACATGGAATTTAAACATTACTCCGAAGTGCCAAATAATGTGGCAGCGGATATTGCAAAAGGAGCGGCATAA
- a CDS encoding electron transport complex subunit RsxE (in Excherichia coli RsxABCDEG reduces SoxR which turns off induction of SoxS transcription factor in the absence of oxidizing agents; similar to the rnfABCDGE operon in Rhodobacter capsulatus involved in transferring electrons to nitrogenase), with protein sequence MTMSTPVIPLKNITTNRAGDNVVMVRLLALCPMLAVSVSTTAAATLGTLTLLVMAFSGVTVSLLRHSLPAGVRLPIFLIIVAVLVAIVDMSTEALAPEMHRRLGIFLPLIVTNCAVLARLESFASKQPPLAALIDGVNSGASLLVAIVVLAVAREWLGTGGLAPIIDASNAPLPSALLPAGGFMLFGLMLAAARKCGLNTAP encoded by the coding sequence ATGACAATGTCTACGCCGGTTATTCCTCTCAAAAATATCACTACTAACCGCGCTGGCGACAACGTAGTTATGGTGCGCTTACTGGCACTATGCCCCATGTTAGCGGTTAGCGTTTCCACAACCGCCGCCGCTACACTGGGCACGCTAACATTGCTGGTCATGGCATTTTCTGGTGTTACGGTATCGTTACTGCGCCATTCACTTCCTGCTGGAGTGCGACTGCCAATATTTTTAATTATTGTCGCCGTACTGGTTGCTATCGTTGATATGAGTACGGAGGCATTAGCACCAGAAATGCATCGCCGGTTAGGTATTTTTCTACCTCTCATTGTCACCAATTGCGCTGTACTAGCACGGTTAGAATCTTTTGCTTCCAAACAGCCACCACTGGCTGCATTGATAGATGGCGTGAATAGCGGTGCCTCTTTGCTAGTGGCAATTGTAGTGCTGGCGGTAGCACGCGAATGGCTAGGCACCGGCGGGTTAGCGCCGATTATTGACGCCAGCAATGCGCCACTGCCTTCAGCATTACTACCAGCAGGCGGCTTTATGCTTTTTGGTCTGATGCTGGCAGCTGCACGTAAATGCGGACTCAATACCGCACCTTAA
- the glcE gene encoding glycolate oxidase subunit GlcE: MKETISHIAERVTAAASTKQPLSLRCGGSKDFYGNPAMGETLDISSLSGVSSYEASELYITAGAATPLAEIETLLAENQQMLAFEPPHFGETATIGGTLACGFSGPRRPAAGALRDHVLGVGMINGAGEVLRFGGTVLKNVAGFDVSRLMAGSLGTLGIITDVTFRVTPKPEAELTTVMECDEMIAIDSTNRLLAQGSPITASVWHDNLLWRRFAGGTEAVQRAVSEVGGDIEDKATAFWQSVREQTHPFFVGNNNLWRTMVPATMPVAAGDELIEWHGAVRWQRGSAKSAQEAAAKAGGSATLFRTTQSETTERFPPLAPPIAKIHRNLKKAFDPHDILNRGRMYDFSS, from the coding sequence ATGAAAGAAACCATTTCACACATTGCCGAACGCGTTACCGCCGCTGCCTCTACAAAGCAACCATTGTCTTTGCGCTGCGGCGGTAGCAAAGATTTTTATGGCAACCCCGCAATGGGTGAAACGCTGGACATATCGTCGCTATCGGGCGTAAGTTCCTACGAAGCTAGCGAGCTATATATCACCGCTGGTGCTGCAACGCCGCTGGCAGAAATAGAAACGTTACTCGCCGAAAATCAGCAGATGCTGGCTTTTGAACCACCGCATTTTGGTGAAACGGCAACAATAGGAGGCACGTTGGCGTGCGGTTTTTCTGGCCCTCGACGCCCAGCTGCCGGAGCATTACGCGACCATGTACTGGGTGTCGGTATGATTAATGGTGCGGGAGAAGTTTTGCGATTTGGTGGTACCGTTCTAAAAAATGTCGCCGGATTTGACGTTTCACGATTGATGGCAGGCTCCTTAGGGACGCTCGGCATCATCACCGATGTGACTTTTAGAGTAACGCCGAAACCGGAAGCAGAATTAACCACGGTGATGGAATGCGATGAAATGATAGCCATTGACAGTACCAACCGTCTACTTGCGCAGGGTTCACCTATTACCGCCAGTGTCTGGCACGATAACTTGTTGTGGCGCCGCTTTGCCGGCGGCACTGAGGCGGTACAGCGTGCAGTGTCCGAGGTTGGCGGTGATATAGAAGATAAAGCAACCGCATTTTGGCAATCAGTACGCGAACAGACACATCCATTTTTTGTTGGCAATAACAATTTGTGGCGAACCATGGTGCCCGCAACGATGCCGGTTGCAGCAGGCGATGAATTAATTGAGTGGCACGGTGCAGTGCGTTGGCAACGAGGAAGCGCAAAATCAGCGCAGGAAGCGGCAGCAAAGGCCGGCGGTTCGGCAACATTATTTCGCACCACCCAATCAGAGACAACCGAACGTTTTCCACCGTTAGCTCCACCTATTGCCAAAATTCACCGCAATCTCAAAAAGGCATTTGACCCACATGATATTTTAAATCGCGGACGAATGTACGATTTTTCTAGTTAA
- the rpsL gene encoding 30S ribosomal protein S12: MPTINQLTRKPRRSKVYKSASPALEDCPQRRGVCLRVYTTTPKKPNSALRKVARVRLVNGYEVTSYIGGEGHNLQEHSVILVRGGRVKDLPGVRYHVVRGSLDTSGVEKRRQGRSKYGSKKPKE, from the coding sequence ATGCCAACAATTAATCAGTTAACAAGAAAACCGCGGCGCTCAAAGGTATACAAGTCAGCGTCTCCGGCATTAGAAGATTGTCCGCAACGGCGAGGTGTGTGTTTGCGCGTTTATACGACTACGCCTAAAAAGCCTAATTCTGCTTTGCGAAAAGTGGCGCGGGTGCGGTTGGTCAACGGCTATGAGGTTACTTCTTACATTGGTGGCGAAGGTCACAACTTACAAGAGCATTCGGTGATTTTGGTGCGCGGCGGACGAGTCAAAGACTTGCCGGGAGTGCGTTATCACGTGGTTCGCGGTTCTCTTGACACTTCGGGGGTGGAGAAACGTCGACAGGGACGATCTAAATATGGCAGTAAAAAGCCCAAGGAATAA